From the genome of Uranotaenia lowii strain MFRU-FL chromosome 1, ASM2978415v1, whole genome shotgun sequence, one region includes:
- the LOC129737992 gene encoding uncharacterized protein LOC129737992 yields MASERRIKSLKLRIRSLETSFNLIKVFVDNYDEDTQSVEVPVRLENLGVLWADYSKTEAELEASDVDDMAIVEQQFKQRSHFETEYYRVKGFLLAVNKHASTPYSHPVQSHAHFPASSQIRLPDVKLPVFNGSLEQWLNFHDLFVSLVHSSSDLSNIQKFYYLRSSLSGDALKLIQTIAISANNYPVAWNLLIEHFQNPLRLKQTYVDSLFEFSQLKKESASDLHSLVERFEANVRILKQLGERTEYWDILLIRMLSIRLDSTTRRDWEEFASAKESTTFQDLVGFLQRRVTVLQCMSNGQQEHSATTSAKKSTSRPPLVSHGATQFNYRQCFACSDHHPLYQCPVFSKMTSEDKEKLVRRQQLCRNCLRKGHVVRNCSSKNTCRKCRGRHHSQLCSDDRTHQERLNQRVEASATTETNAACEAASPSLSAAIHNPGTGRLSNRVILATAVVTLVDDHGNSHVARALLDSGSECSFITESFSQRLRIHPQKVHLSISGIGHSSTHARLKLRTTVRSRTSRFSTIVELLVLPKLTLNLPSTTMDVSSWSFPEEIQLADPAFYQSNPIDVVLGAEIFFDIFKPSGRISLGDGLPMLVNSVFGWVVSGKVMQSNHLKTISCNVATVADIQRFMQRFWAIEEESAVPSLSVEEAACEEHFRRTVQRAPDGRYIVRLPLKEAADNIGDNCNTARRRFHMIESRLQRNKELQIQYRDFMAEYETLGHMHRVADTAGSDSSRYYLLRHPVIRETSSTTKVRVVFDASCKSATGKSLNDVLMVGAVIQDDLRAIILRSRLHQVMLIADIKQMYRQVLVDDRDTPLQRIVWRYSPEEPLQTFELKTVTYGTASAPFLATRVLQQLADDENQNFPEAAKILKRDVYVDDLFTGGSSPEEVSELRTQLDHLCKRGGLEFRKFASNVESVLDGVSPERRAIQSSVELAADQCIKTLGLHWEPTADNLRFHIQLPKQPPDTLMTKRIALSQIAQLFDPLGLVGPVIVTAKIFMQTLWSLTSEDDTPWGWDQPLPDSLATYWIKYYSQLPLLEQLRIPRCVVLPDPCNIQLHLFSDASEQAYGACAYLRSTDASGNVLVTLLTAKSKVSPLKRRSIPRLELCEALEAAQLYQKVCSAFGSRFTTFFWVDSTTVLAWLKSSPSVWTTFVANRVSKIQLATVDTSWNHVAGQQNPADHISRGIEAGTILSCDLWWKGPQWLQSEPSLWPVNQHDQSFETQLESRSPPIKLLATTADPSFVDLFVERFSSFQHMLRVAAFCLRISVNRKQPKLTTILAPTEIQNAEFSLIRLVQLQEFVSEISALRDSKPIHTKSRLRWFSPFLDPHGVMRMGGRLDKAPLTYDSKHQILLPYHHRFSALLVQCYHERNLHASPQLLVGLLRLRYWIIGARNLAKNIVHRCTICFRARPKLVEQFMAELPKERITATRPFTVTGVDYWGPILLKHPHRRASPTKAFVAVFVCFCTKAVHIELVFDLTTAKFIQALRRFVSRRGPPSDIFSDNGRNFLGAKNELKRLIRQPDYSRNVDQECSVCNIRWHFNPPRASHFGGLWESAIHSAQKHFIRISSATIQRIMSH; encoded by the coding sequence ATGGCTTCAGAGCGACGTATTAAGTCTCTGAAATTGAGGATTCGCAGCCTGGAGACTTCTTTCAACCTCATCAAGGTTTTCGTCGACAACTACGACGAAGACACTCAATCAGTTGAAGTCCCCGTGAGGCTAGAGAATCTCGGTGTTCTCTGGGCAGACTACTCCAAGACCGAAGCTGAGCTGGAAGCTTCCGATGTCGACGACATGGCAATCGTCGAGCAGCAATTCAAGCAGCGATCGCATTTCGAGACAGAATACTACAGAGTGAAGGGATTCTTACTGGCCGTAAATAAACATGCTTCGACTCCGTATTCTCATCCTGTTCAGTCCCATGCGCACTTCCCTGCTTCCTCCCAGATACGGCTACCCGACGTAAAGCTCCCCGTGTTCAACGGGTCGTTAGAGCAATGGTTAAACTTCCACGATCTTTTCGTTTCTTTGGTGCACTCATCAAGTGATTTATCTAacatccaaaaattttattatttgagatCGTCGTTGAGTGGAGATGCCCTTAAGTTAATCCAAACTATTGCAATCAGTGCCAATAACTATCCCGTCGCCTGGAATCTTCTCATTGagcattttcaaaatccattacGCTTAAAACAAACTTATGTTGACTCGTTGTTCGAATTTTCGCAACTTAAGAAAGAATCAGCTTCAGATCTTCATTCGTTGGTCGAAAGGTTTGAAGCTAACGTTCGAATCCTAAAGCAGCTTGGAGAAAGAACTGAATATTGGGACATTTTGCTCATACGAATGCTGAGTATCCGCCTTGATTCAACAACTCGTCGAGATTGGGAAGAGTTCGCGTCGGCGAAAGAGTCAACTACATTCCAAGATCTGGTAGGCTTTCTTCAACGACGAGTTACGGTTCTACAGTGCATGAGCAATGGCCAGCAAGAGCATTCAGCAACGACTTCAgcgaaaaaatcgacttctcgtCCTCCACTCGTTAGCCACGGAGCAACTCAGTTCAACTATCGGCAGTGTTTCGCTTGCTCCGACCATCACCCTTTGTATCAGTGTccagttttctcaaaaatgaccTCCGAAGACAAAGAAAAACTTGTGCGCCGCCAACAGCTTTGCCGAAATTGTCTACGGAAGGGTCATGTGGTTCGAAACTGTTCGTCGAAGAACACCTGCCGGAAATGCCGAGGACGACACCACAGCCAGCTGTGCAGCGACGATCGCACTCATCAGGAGCGCCTCAACCAGCGAGTCGAAGCAAGCGCAACGACGGAGACCAATGCGGCTTGCGAAGCAGCTTCACCATCACTGTCAGCCGCGATTCACAACCCAGGGACTGGTCGTCTTTCTAACAGGGTGATTCTCGCAACAGCAGTGGTCACTTTGGTCGACGATCACGGCAACTCACACGTAGCAAGGGCACTGCTGGACTCAGGAAGCGAGTGCAGCTTCATTACTGAGTCATTTTCTCAACGGCTTCGGATTCATCCGCAAAAGGTTCATCTCTCGATCTCCGGAATTGGTCACTCTTCTACACATGCCCGTCTGAAGCTCCGCACCACAGTACGCTCACGCACCTCCCGGTTTTCCACCATCGTCGAATTGCTTGTGCTTCCGAAACTCACCCTAAATCTACCGTCGACAACCATGGACGTTTCGAGCTGGAGTTTTCCGGAGGAAATTCAGCTAGCAGATCCAGCTTTCTACCAGTCAAATCCCATCGACGTGGTTCTGGGCGCTGAAATATTCTTCGACATCTTCAAACCATCAGGCAGAATATCACTTGGAGATGGGCTTCCGATGCTGGTGAATTCGGTCTTTGGCTGGGTGGTCTCTGGGAAGGTAATGCAGTCCAATCACCTCAAGACTATTTCCTGCAACGTCGCTACAGTGGCGGACATCCAACGATTCATGCAACGGTTTTGGGCGATTGAGGAGGAAAGCGCCGTTCCTAGTCTCTCGGTAGAAGAAGCGGCGTGCGAGGAGCATTTTCGTCGTACAGTTCAACGTGCGCCAGATGGCCGGTATATTGTCCGATTGCCGTTGAAGGAAGCGGCAGACAACATAGGCGACAACTGCAACACTGCGCGACGTCGATTTCACATGATCGAATCTCGCCTTCAACGCAACAAGGAGCTGCAGATTCAGTATCGGGACTTCATGGCAGAATACGAAACCCTTGGCCACATGCATCGAGTGGCGGACACAGCTGGATCCGATTCTTCCCggtactacttactccgtcaTCCTGTGATTCGAGAAACGAGCTCCACAACCAAAGTCCGAGTTGTTTTCGACGCATCGTGTAAATCTGCAACCGGAAAATCTCTGAACGATGTGCTTATGGTAGGCGCAGTAATTCAAGACGATCTGAGAGCCATCATATTGAGGTCCAGGCTCCACCAGGTCATGCTCATCGCTGACATTAAGCAGATGTATCGTCAAGTGCTGGTCGACGATAGAGACACTCCACTGCAGCGGATTGTTTGGCGGTATTCCCCCGAGGAACCTCTACAGACCTTCGAGCTAAAAACGGTCACCTACGGCACGGCCAGCGCACCGTTTCTCGCTACCAGGGTACTTCAGCAGTTAGCCGATGACGAAAACCAGAACTTTCCCGAAGCAGCCAAGATTCTGAAGCGCGATGTTTACGTCGACGATCTGTTCACCGGAGGCAGCTCACCAGAGGAAGTATCAGAACTACGAACACAGCTTGATCATCTTTGCAAAAGGGGCGGACTTGAGTTCCGCAAATTCGCTTCAAACGTAGAATCGGTTCTCGACGGCGTTTCTCCCGAAAGGCGTGCCATTCAATCTTCGGTCGAGCTAGCAGCAGACCAGTGCATCAAAACCCTGGGCCTACACTGGGAACCAACAGCCGACAACTTACGGTTCCACATCCAACTCCCCAAGCAACCACCAGACACCCTTATGACGAAACGAATCGCTCTGTCACAAATCGCACAACTTTTCGATCCGTTAGGCCTGGTTGGACCAGTCATCGTAACCGCTAAGATATTTATGCAGACGCTGTGGAGCCTTACATCCGAAGACGACACACCTTGGGGCTGGGATCAACCGCTACCAGATTCTCTCGCCACTTACTGGATCAAATACTACTCGCAGTTGCCTCTGCTTGAGCAACTCAGAATTCCTCGATGTGTTGTTTTGCCCGATCCATGTAACATTCAGCTTCACCTCTTTTCGGACGCATCGGAACAAGCATATGGCGCCTGTGCATATCTTCGATCGACCGACGCTTCCGGGAATGTTCTGGTAACTTTGTTGACAGCCAAATCTAAAGTTTCACCGTTAAAAAGGCGCAGCATTCCTCGACTCGAGCTCTGCGAAGCACTAGAAGCGGCTCAATTGTACCAAAAGGTCTGCTCCGCCTTCGGATCAAGGTTCACGACATTCTTCTGGGTCGACTCTACTACCGTTCTTGCCTGGCTTAAGTCTAGCCCATCTGTTTGGACTACATTTGTGGCTAACAGAGTGTCCAAAATCCAGCTTGCTACAGTAGACACTTCCTGGAACCATGTTGCTGGGCAACAGAACCCCGCAGACCACATCTCTAGAGGCATCGAGGCAGGAACAATTCTTTCTTGCGACCTTTGGTGGAAAGGTCCTCAATGGCTTCAATCTGAACCATCGCTTTGGCCTGTTAATCAGCATGACCAATCGTTTGAGACGCAGCTTGAATCTCGATCTCCCCCGATTAAACTTCTGGCAACAACAGCAGACCCTTCCTTCGTTGATCTTTTTGTCGAACGTTTTTCCTCCTTCCAACACATGCTCCGTGTAGCGGCATTCTGTTTACGGATCTCCGTGAACCGCAAACAACCGAAGCTCACCACCATTCTTGCACCAACCGAAATCCAAAATGCTGAATTTTCCCTAATACGATTAGTCCAACTCCAAGAATTCGTCAGTGAAATCAGCGCGCTTCGAGACTCGAAACCCATCCACACCAAATCACGGCTCCGATGGTTCTCTCCATTCCTCGATCCTCACGGGGTAATGCGTATGGGAGGCAGGCTTGACAAAGCACCACTAACCTACGACAGCAAGCACCAGATTCTGCTCCCATATCATCATCGTTTTTCGGCGTTACTCGTCCAATGCTATCACGAACGAAATCTACATGCTTCACCGCAACTACTGGTCGGACTTCTTCGCCTACGATACTGGATCATAGGGGCCAGGAATCTGGCCAAAAACATCGTACATCGCTGCACCATTTGCTTCCGAGCTCGCCCTAAATTGGTTGAACAATTTATGGCTGAGCTGCCCAAGGAACGGATCACAGCCACTCGTCCATTCACGGTAACGGGGGTTGATTATTGGGGCCCAATCCTGCTGAAGCATCCACATCGGCGAGCATCCCCAACAAAGGCATTTGTTGCAGTCTTTGTCTGCTTTTGCACTAAAGCTGTACATATCGAACTGGTGTTCGACTTGACAACAGCAAAGTTCATTCAGGCCTTGCGACGATTCGTATCTCGCCGAGGCCCACCTTCCGACATCTTCTCTGATAATGGCCGAAACTTTCTCGGAGCCAAGAATGAACTAAAGCGACTTATTCGCCAGCCAGATTATTCGCGCAATGTTGACCAGGAATGCTCAGTCTGCAATATCAGATGGCACTTTAATCCGCCTAGAGCATCCCATTTTGGTGGACTATGGGAATCTGCCATTCATTCTGCTCAGAAACATTTCATCCGCATTTCATCCGCGACGATCCAACGGATTATGAGCCATTAA